In Cygnus atratus isolate AKBS03 ecotype Queensland, Australia chromosome 14, CAtr_DNAZoo_HiC_assembly, whole genome shotgun sequence, the DNA window GCAGCGAGTCCTGTACAGCTGATGCTGCTATGGGGAAGCTGTGCTCAGTCTGTTCAGcagggaatggaaaaaaacacattttgcaatGAGTGATGAAATTAAGCTCCGTCTGTCAGGGCAGGTGCAGCGGTTGCAGTGCTGCTTGCCGTGCCCTTCTGGGAATGCCAAGCCCTGCTGTGCCCGGCTGCCACGTGGCGCTGGGAGAAGTCCCTGCTCACTGGTGCTGTGCCGCCAGCCATCGCGCTGCTGCTGGTCCCTCTGCAacctggggacagcggggagcGGCTAAAGGGAGCCCGGGGGTTGGAATGAGCTGCGAGCACATGAGCTCGTGGTTCTCAGGCCAAGAGCTGAGAACCAGCCTTGGCTGGGTAGCCCACGCTTCTGTGCAGggctctggctctgctgctgctgctgctcggcgtctgcttttctgctttcacaggGGCTTATCTCAAAGCCTGAGCTGTTGGCTAACAGGCATTCTGCACCCACCGGCTAAAGGAAGAGAGAGGCTGTGGCTGCTCTCTATTAGTATGTCAGGAGGTAAATCTACCAAAGGAGAAGTGCTGTTACACTGAAGGACTGTGTTTGTGCAAGCACAAATGTGCACAACTGGCTGCAAACAAACCTAGTCAAGAAACCAGAATACTCCAAACCCTGCAGTGAGCAAGGGTCTGTAACAGCCTCTGACAAAGCCGCAGGGGCCAGAGCCTGCAGACGTTCCTGCCTGCTCAGCTCCCCACGACACGGTGCTGTGGTACGGCGGCAGCACAGGCACCACGGGGGTggcacgggctgcagctccctggggtcAGGAGCCCCCCAGGAGCAAGGTCTGGGGCCGGCCCTGGCCGGGCAGGCTGCCGGCTCCATGCCGCCTGCTGGGTGCCTGGGGACGGGCTGCCCCTGCTGTGGGGAAAcgcagagcagcagaaaggaggaaagcttCCTTCTTCTGCTAACAGACAATTATGGTTAATGTGGCATGCTGATATTTCCTCGTATTCACCACCACATTTACTGTGGTAATGCCACTATCTCCTCACCATTAGGTCTCACAACTGCTTTGTgattccttccctttccctttgtgCATCCAGAAGGTGTCTAAGTGCTGGTGAGTTTTTCCCagcatttatataaaaaaatatatttccaaaggCTAGCTGCAAGTAGCTCTGTTTGTGACTTCATGCAGtatcttttctctcctgcttttacTTCATCTCgtcagcacacacacacagagccctCTTCAACTCCATTAAATTATTAGCTAAAATTATCTTCTTGACCTGCTGATCTGAACCTTTCTGCTTGCTTCTCCCACACTGAAACAAGTTTAATGCTTGTGTCCTTTCAAGCTTCTACCTTGCTCCTTTGCTTCCTTCGTATCTGACCTGCCCTCTGCTCCGTGACCGCCTGCTCCATGGCCCTCTAGCCTCTCTTTGTGTCTGCCAAAGCTGGCTCAGGCCCTTTTGTGTCCCCTCTCCTCCGCCTTACTTTAAGGGGCCGTTGCTGTGCTTGGAGTAATGCGACCagtggggcagggctgcggcATTCTGGCGCTGCAGCGGCTGAAGCCATGACACCTTTCCACATCCCTACGTGTTGCCTACCCGGTGCTTGCACGAGGATGGGCACTGCAGTGCTTGCTGTAAGGAAGTAAAAATGAGCAAagcacaacaaaacatttttcagcgAAATGTGCAGGTGGAAACATGTCTTCACATGGTTACAGGGCAGTTCGCTGTTGCTTTTCTATCTGTCCTAGTTTGTACATACCCTGCTTTGTTGCAAAGGATCTAAAACAGCGTGTTGCACTCCTTAGGGCAAGGGCCGTCCATCTCTTTGTTCTGCAAAGCCTCCAGCACGCTTCCAACAATCAGTTAATATTTCTTGACGTGGAGAGGAGGATGAAGACAGGGTGCATGCTTGAAAGGCAGATGTCATTAAAATCCAGTGGAAAAAAGGCTAAAGTAAGGCTTAGTGCAGTGATAACCTAGATCATGAAACAATGATTTCACTGTTGTATGCAAAATCGCTATTATATTTTTGGTGAGGGCTGACTGGCTGTGGGAAACGAGCCCGGGCTGACGCCTGAGAGCGGAgcgagtgctgctgctggcagggctgcggCAGGCGGGCAGCGTCCCGCTGAGCTCCGGCCCATCCTCACCCTGCTCCCCTGCTCCGTGCTGAGCGCTGCCCACCCTGAGCGCGCTGCGGTGCTCCCCTGCGGGAGGGAGACTGCTGCGGCTTCAAAACCTCTGCCTGGAAAGCCCCTGCTTGGCACACGCGGGGTGGGAAGGTTGGCCCGGGCTGGGGAGCGCAGCCCCGGCAGCCGCAGGTGGCTTGCAGCCAGAGGAAAGCTGTCTGATACTGCTCCAGAGGATGGGATTGTTCTAACACGAAAATTATAGGGCCATGGCAGGTTTGTTGTGTTGTGACAGCACCTGTAAGTAACTGTGTGTACTGGAAGCCACTTTGCTCGTCTAGCAAATGTAGCTTGTGACTGTGGTGCTCTCATTGCTGCTTTcaacttcttttcctgtttgattGTTCCcttaatcaaaagaaaatgaacaccaATTAAGCTACCTTACAAAGTGTGATTTGTGTCAATTAAGACTGCTGGTGTACCTTTGAAAAGCAGTGATGCTGAGGCCTGGTTCACGTAGGACATGTAAGAGAAAGGGGTGGATCAAGCTTCTCGAGTAAATGCAGTAAGAGCTGAGTTTGATTAATGCAAATCAAAGTTTTCTTATAAAGTGAGATCCTCCTGTCTGAGATAGGACGGCAGCCTGACATGAACATTACAAAAACGTTTTGGAAATGAGAAGGGTGTATCCGGGGCTGTGTGTTTACATGGGCAAGTTCACACAGGTTCTCTTGGCAGAACACACAGCTTGTGCGTGCCCCTACATGAGGCTTCCAGCAGCCCGAGGAACCTGCACGGGCAGCgcctgccccagcagagccGCTTTCGGCACAGGAAGGCGGGCGGGCTGCGTGGAAGGGCTGTCGCAGGAGGCTTCTTCCAGGGGCCAAGTGTGTGCTCCGCGTTTTAACAACAAACATGCTTCTGAACTACCTGCCTAGCATTTCCTGAACAGGAATTTAATGAAGCATTGGCATTTGAAAGAAGAGAGGcttaaaatattgctgtgtaTACTTGATAAAACTAGGTATTAGAAGACCTTTAAAAGCCAGCCAGCACTCGCTTTATGGGTGCATTTTGCACCAAGCGCACTCTTCATTCTTCCCCTCAAAAGGCAAGGGGCACGGTGACCGAGcacctccttcagcagcagggTGTCagcggcgggcagggggctcctGTGCGCTCAGATGGGAGGTGCGCGTGGGGCGGCACGCTGCTGCACGGGCACCGAGGAACTGCAGCACCCGTGGGGcgctggaggaggaggctgaggaacTGTGAACCCTGTGAGGCGCTGGAGGAGGCCGTCTGCCCGCAGCATGGCTCAGACCTacctgcccagcagctgggcccccgctgccctgtgctgcattTGTCCCCTGGGAGAGAAGCGACCAAACGGGGCGGCCGCGGTCGGGTGCTCCTGGTGCGCGTGCAAGGGGCTGCAcggagcaggggctgggccgCTGGCCTCTCTCAGGAGGCGGCTggctttcagaaattaaaagcGAACCAGAACGGTCAAAAGGCCTGGAAAGCCGGCAAGAATTACAAATAGGGATTGAAAgctaaagagagagaaaatcttaATTAGATCTCCACCAACCTGTAGAGAAACACATTtggattaaaatgaaatggagcTTTGTACTCTCAGGGTTTCTGAGCAAGAATGGAAGAGGAATTATTCACAATTGCTATTTGTGAAGCTGgattgctttttctgtgaacttgtctttttaaattttcaccttgtcagaaaatgttgaaaagctGCTGGGATGGTGTATTTGGGATAGTTCTTATCACAGGACACGGCAGAAACATTTCCATGGCTGCAGAACACAGGCAGGGTTTCCTATTTAATCCTCTCCTCCCCAAGGTAACTCCATTTCTCATTTCGTAGGCCAGCCTGTCCACCTTTCAGTAGAGTTCAGCAAAACTTGCCTTCTATTTCACCACCAcagatattttctctttgtgaatATCTATCAATATTTAATACAGTGGTGTCGGTTTTGCCGTAAGATGAGAGGAACTACTAGAAACCTTGAATTATACATGGTGTGTCTGGGGGAAGCTGAGGAGAGTTTTCTTTTGGACCCAAAGCTCTTTCAGTTGATCTCCAGGACCTGCGACTTGAAATCGTAATCATGGATGAGCACCAGAAGAAGCTCAGCCAAAGGCACGAGGGAAGGCCCCGCAAAGTGAGGTTCAAAATATCATCAGCCTACAGCGGTCGAGTGCTAAAACAAGTCTACGAGGacgggcaggagctggagccccCAGCCAAAGAGCAGTCTCGGCGTTTCCTCCGGCACAGCTTTGAGCCGGGGAACCGTCCCTGCGCGGCGGGGGACGCGGCAGAAGGCAGGCTGTGCCCGCCAGCCAAGCTGAGTGCCCAGCGGATCAGCATATTCAAAGAGGATAAGAAATACAGCCTCGCCAGCACCTCGCCTCTCTTCAGCGACTGCCCCTCGAGTGACGGCCACTGCAGGGTGAGTAACGCCCAGCCTTGGCTGCTGCCTGTTTTGTAGAGTAAGATGCAGCATTTCCATGTGTTTCAATATCTATGCAGAGTAATCCTAATGCATCGAGAGCAGTCAAAAGTAAGGTGGATATTATCTTAATtagttatattttaaacatagaAGTTGCATGACTTGAGCTGGCAAAAAGGTTAGTGCCCCTGGCAGCCTGCCAGTGAGCCTCAGAGCGAGTCATGCGCATCCTCTGGAAACTCAGAATTACCCTCCACCCGCTTTGAAAACCCCGGCTTAGTTTCACTGGATATGTTATTAACATATAATTAACACCACTGATATAGAAGTGTCCTTTTAGCTGTAATAAAAAGCAAGTACATGTGTAATATATGTTAAATTGATTCATATACAGGGATTACGTTCATTTTCTTGCCCTGTCAAATTAGACTTATGTTATTTTTTACTGCTATTTGGTTTTATCAAACCTCTACGTACCAGCCAAACAACCCATATAATAATGGTGGTGTATCAGTACTGTTGATAACAACCATGTTACCCTGAAACACAAACTCCAAATGAAGTGCACTATTGATATATTGATATAATCAGCAGATTTGTGAAATTCAGGGTGAGTCTGCTcataaaaaaatgataaaaaggaaGACAGCAAAAGGTAGCTAGCTTGTTCAATCAATACATCAGGCCTTTCCCTGGTAGACACCTCATTTCAAATCCAGTTCAGATTGAACAACAAGCAGTTGTTATTCAGAGACTGGTCTGTCCTTTGCCCAGGACACACCTTGCACACACCATCCCAGTCCTACACTGGCTTTTTGGTGGTATCGCCCCAGATGCTAGCAGAAAGGTCAAGAATTAAGAATGTCTTCAGGGAGAAATTTGAGTACACCAACAGCTGAAACATACAGGAAGTTGTACTGTCACCTGCTGTGGTCTCTTGAATAGTCACTTTGACCACAACTAAAGGGACTTGGGAGTGctttataaagcattttatgTCTTAGTTTAAACATATTAAAAGTCTATTGGTGCTAATCAAGGTTTCAAAGTTGCATGTAGGAACACCAGACTGCTGATACTTGAACTACACTTAGTTGATACACCGGGCATCTATAACCGAAAATATCAAACCACTATGAATGTCTTTTGCCCAAAGACAGAGCACTTACGTGATCCTATCTCTACCATTAATTTGTTCTGCATTCTTGGGTAATACTCATCTCTATTCCCTAGTCTCCCTAACCATAAGTACTTTGAGTAATCGTGCTATCcaatatctgttttgttttgtatcaaCATGCACTCAGTATTTGGAGACACCACGTCTGCATAAGAAATACGAGGTGTTTAAAGCCTTCTGCAAACGGGCAGGGTTTGAGCTTGCTGCCCCTCCATGCTTCTGCTGGTACAAAGCAGCAGGTGCCCGGTTGCCAGCAGAGCCATCAACCAACCTGCATTGGATGATGTGAGTCTGTCACGGCATTTTCTTAGGAGAGCATCTCCTTTTGCATCGCTTCTTGACACTTATACAGAGCGAAATATGAAGAGTGTGTAAAAAAATAGGCTATGGTAACTGCCATATGATACCTGGTAAAATGCTAAGGGAAAGAGGGACCAGGtaagcaaaatgctgctttcaaaatgtgtttgacCAGACCGAGGTTAGtttaaaaatcattagaaaagaatgcaaattcGAGTGTCCCCATGAATGGTTATTTACACCGGCTGTTAGGAACAAAATTTTGCATTagaaaattagattattttttaaaaatcatctgaCCGCTTTGCCAGCATTAATAAATGACAaagagaagttttcttttaaatctgaaaaaccCTACCTATTCCAGTGACATTCAGTTGAATGTCACAGTCAGGATGGGGAAAGCTTTCCGGGATGTAAGGTCTCACTTCAACCCATCTGCAAGAAAGGAAGAGTGCACAGTCCTAAGGGCAGTGGAGCTGGCATGTAGAGAAAAGCCACCTCTGCAGTTCCAGGTGATGGTTGCCTCTTTGGTAGCATTCGGTAGGGTTTGGAAGCTTTGACCCAAAGCCTGGGTGTGAGCTGGCAGCccagtctgtctgtctttccatCTCTCCTCCCCTGTGTGCACCGTGCTCTGGAGGGCTGTGGGAAGCTGGCCTGTGGGGCAGAGCCAGGCTAGGGGAGGCCAGGCAGGAGGGATATTCTTCTGGGAACCCAGGGATCGTCACTGTTTGCAGAGCGTATTCATACAGGTGAGACATTGATTAAGATCCTTCTACAGGCTTCCCCAATCATAGATTTTGGCAAGATCATCATCTACACAAATAACCTGAAAATCATCCGTGCACCAATGGACCAGAAAGAGCTCATGAGAAGAATCATCCAGACTGAGGGAATAAATGACTGGGCCTTCATATaccaggaaaggaaagacagaattGGCACTGGACATAAAAAAGAGGTGGAGAAAAAGGTTGCCTGCAACCAGTACATGCAGGTAAGTGATAATGGAAATTGCTTTTGTTCCCCAAGGCTTTTGGGTCTAGCAGTCCCAGTCAAACAGCTCAATATTCCCATCCAAGCCCCATCTATGTCTGTATCTGACACTTCAACTAAATTTGGATTAAAAGCATCACTTTGTTCCTCTTCCAGCATGGAGATAACTAatcagtgctgcagcacagttTGCACTCTGGGGACAGCTGCTCTGTTTCCAGCGTCCTCATGTCTCCCACTTGATGTTTCCCTCGGAGATCGCTGACATTTATGTAGTTTGGCTTAGGTCCATCTTTCTTCACTCTCTCCCAGTGGAATAAGAGCAGGCCTGAGTTTCTCCAGCCTGACAAGGCTAAACACAGCTGCCGTGTGGCTGAGACTGCCTGGGGCTAAAATTTTAATATCAGCTGAAATAGGATTGTGTCTTCCCTGTATTTTCTCACGGGTTAGTCTTTGTTGGTCAGAATCCCAATTAGTCTGACCATAATTTGATCCCACAAAACAATGCTGTCATGCGGGGTAAATACCAAGCATTACAAATTTACCAACCTGAAACCAACCTCCTGTGCATAATGCAGGTTGCCTTGGATGCTCTGCAGCCATGAGCCTTGCTTGGGGCTCACTTATGTAAAGTACCCGCGAAAACTGAGAACAACCCTGAGAAGctaagcagcatttttttcctttgtcagtattgaaataaacataattttcagaaagaggGCTTTAACATAAAAGCCAAGATTCATCTCATCTACTGGCAGAATTGCCTGTCTGAGATATTTGGGAACAAAGAGTAAAATCTGAAAGTACCAAgactgtggattttttttttccagaatagtTTTGGATTCTTTATGCACTGGTAATAGAAATATTCAATAAGATGACCAAACCACAGGAAGGTTGTTCTCCTGAGAAGTCAACTAATTTAGCCTATCAAATTACCATGTAGGCACGATGTAAAGCATACCTAGCACTAACTCCCATTATCTTAGTTTAGGCCTTGTTCTGTTCTGCTGGGTAAGGCAGCACCGCTGCACAGGAATGATGTGGGCCACTGAACTGACACCAAAATGGTGAACCTGTGCCCGGGTATGTTCTTCCTGGTGCAGATATTTAATCACTTCTGGGCTCTGTGGAAGTAGTGAATTTTAAGCTGAGATTTGAAAGAGGCTGGCAGCTCTGGAGCAAGTTGCAGGCACAAGGGGAAGCCTGAAAGAATCCACGCGTGTGTCAGTGCTGGGGGACTGGCGGGGGCAGAGGGTGAGGAGCAATGCACGAGGAAAGGAAGCGTGGCTTAACACAGAGCTGGTAAAATGGCCACATTAAGAAATGACAGGAAGATGGGGGAGCTATGCAGGCCCTTGCAAGAGGAGAAAAGCTGAATTTCGAGGTATTGTATTTCAAACTCAGGCATGTTAACTTCTCATTTTGTAGAAGTATCCACAAATTGTCCGCGGACACACAGGAGCCTTTACCTTGGAGATCTTGCTATAGAGAACCAAATGCTATTGGCAGAGTGGCATGTCAGGAACCATGATTACTTTAAAGACCAGAGGAGAGAATTTCCTGCTTTCAGCTGTTACTGACTTTGATGTCTGATATTGAGTACAGATTTTGTTCATGATCTTTCTGTTGCAGGAAGGCGATGCTGAACACACTTGTTCCCAGTGTAAAGGATCAGGCTCTGCTCCTTGCTCGCTGTGCCATGGAAGCAAGTTTTCAATGCTAGCAAACAGATTCAGAGAGTCCTACAGGGCTCTCCGATGCCCAGCTTGCAATGAAAGcggcctgcagccctgcccgaTCTGTGCTGCATgaccagagctgcagcagtcTACAAGCACCGCACTGATATTTTGTTGAGAACTTTGAATTATTTCATCTTCAAGCAGCCTTGCTCtaatagaaagatttttaaagatgagaaaGGCGCCTTATACACGTCTCACCGTAAATGCGAACACAGCACCTCTGCTACCAACTGTTCCTCTTGTTTGTTGCACACATCTGTTCAACTTTTTAATCAGCCCAGACCCCGTTTTGCAAACATGCTGCTTGTAGCCCTGTGGCGTGAACATATCCAGGCTGCTACATGACACGATCTGTGCTTAGATGTAAAGAACCTGTGTAAATGTCTCCTGCATCAGGAGCTCGGCCTAGATCTGCTGGCACTGCCCGTCAGTGCTGTTGGGAGCCCAGCACAGACGGATCCCCGCCAGCAGGCACTGTGGTAgcacaacaaaaagcagcagcagaaggcgCAGCTTGGGCACATCGTTAACAGTCAGGGTGTGAAGTCTGTTTGTATGACAGCGGGGAAGAAGCGGAGTGGTGCCTCCTCTGGGTTTTAATTTGCTGAACATTTTAACATTACACCATCTTTTGTGATTAACTCTGAACTTGCCTTGCAGTGTCACAAGTGTTTCCTGAAGATTTTGCTGATTCTTACATCTGCTTTAACGGACACGATGATTCCTGTGGGGTCTGATTTATGGGGGGAAACTGAAAACTCTTCCCAAATCTGGAGCTATAAAAATGCAcagtaatttattattataaatagaAGTTAATGAGTTTTTAGCCTACTTATGAGGAAGTGCTGAACTAAAATTCCCCTCTCCAATGCTCAGCACTTTTCAGCATCAGGCTGGTGGTGAGCAGGATTTCTGTTGCTTAATATTAATCCCATGTTGTAATCTGCAAGAGGTAAACTCTAATTAGTTGAGGTGAAGCAATGATGCTGAATACTTTGCAGGCTGCCACTGGTGGTGCAGAACACAAGGGCTTCAAAAGGTGGAGGCTAACaggggaaatgttttttttttttttttttttcttcccatagcATTAAATCATTACATTTCATATTCATGAGTAATGGTAATGCAGCCTTAACTCGCATATTACCTCTGAGACTGACGAGTTAAGAGACTGCTCGCACATTCTTCGTGCTGAGGTTGCAAGCCTAGGCAGGGTAGTTTATGGCCAAGTTTCTACTTCTCTGTGGTAGGCTATAAAATTTCTCCCCAATACTTAAATTACTAGAAATAATGCCCTTATAGCTCTTAGACTTCCATACGTCTC includes these proteins:
- the GRXCR2 gene encoding glutaredoxin domain-containing cysteine-rich protein 2 produces the protein MDEHQKKLSQRHEGRPRKVRFKISSAYSGRVLKQVYEDGQELEPPAKEQSRRFLRHSFEPGNRPCAAGDAAEGRLCPPAKLSAQRISIFKEDKKYSLASTSPLFSDCPSSDGHCRASPIIDFGKIIIYTNNLKIIRAPMDQKELMRRIIQTEGINDWAFIYQERKDRIGTGHKKEVEKKVACNQYMQEGDAEHTCSQCKGSGSAPCSLCHGSKFSMLANRFRESYRALRCPACNESGLQPCPICAA